The following are encoded together in the Culex pipiens pallens isolate TS chromosome 1, TS_CPP_V2, whole genome shotgun sequence genome:
- the LOC120415569 gene encoding soluble guanylate cyclase 89Db-like isoform X2, translated as MYGLIMQGVKDAVLLEYGEHVWKQALFTAGCKLTVFNTYQQYPDSLIPDLAAALSAITGRSIDDFMVFFGRCFVRFFSNFGYDELIKSTGRYFCDFLHSVDNIHLQMRFTYRKMKSPSMQLIEVDEKGAVLVYRSTRSGFSKYLRGQLMEIAKQLYNMDITIKVLESQNDIPGGTTGPISIQGGLKTVIVKYRLDFDNREYMEKRVHIKAHPSQLTLPSVSSSLLLELFPFALILNEKMCITAAGEKLIESWMLNNVTKSPNELMGAKVTDHFKLRRPTGITFTWDNMKRLQTVNFEIQLLKGQTVLEAEEASALMDNKSAVPELDDPSKLMSVARRGSHGLKNILLKGEMRYIKDINSLVFLCSPLINNLEELREVGLYLNDLNTHGLSREMVFSGFSHNSRLDLMCEREEKRAEELETSLALADSWKRQGDELLYSMIPRSIAERLREGQNPLETCQTFEEVTVLFAEIQESLMSDDSIKYAMTTVTTLNAAFSAFDSLVQTPMAYKVETVGKVYMAVSGAPDPNPCHVQHTADLALGMLQSIHDLKLPGVGVKIGVHTGPIVAGIVGLKVPRYCLFGDTVNTSSRMESSSDINKIQVSGYTANKLKKYGYKLTFRGKVAVKGKGDMETFWLEGGPSGTATTGSKKVEKKK; from the exons CAATATCCGGACAGTCTGATCCCGGATCTGGCGGCCGCCTTATCCGCCATCACGGGCAGAAGCATCGACGACTTTATGGTCTTCTTTGGGCGCTGTTTCGTGCGGTTCTTCAGTAACTTTGGCTACGATGAGCTGATCAAGTCCACGGGTCGATACTTTTGCGACTTTCTGCACTCCGTCGACAACATCCATCTGCAGATGCGCTTCACGTACCGCAAGATGAAGAGTCCCTCGATGCAGCTGATCGAGGTGGATGAAAAGGGGGCGGTGCTCGTGTACCGATCGACGCGATCCGGCTTTTCAAAGTATTTACGCGGTCAACTGATGGAGATCGCGAAGCAGCTCTACAACATGGACATCACGATCAAGGTGTTGGAGAGTCAGAACGATATTCCGGGAGGGACCACCGGACCGATATCCATTCAGGGTGGGTTGAAAACGGTCATCGTGAAGTATCGGTTGGATTTCGATAATCGGGAGTAT ATGGAGAAACGTGTCCATATAAAGGCTCATCCATCACAACTCACACTGCCATCGGTTAGCAGTAGTCTGCTGCTGGAACTGTTTCCCTTCGCACTGATATTGAACGAAAAGATGTGCATTACAGCTGCCGGCGAGAAGCTTATCGAGTCATGGATGCTGAACAATGTGACTAAATCGCCGAATGAGCTTATGGGGGCAAAGGTTACGGATCATTTCAAGTTGCGTCGACCCACGGGAATAACGTTTACGTGGGATAAT ATGAAGCGTCTCCAAACGGTCAACTTTGAGATACAGCTGTTGAAGGGTCAGACTGTTCTAGAAGCGGAGGAAGCTTCCGCTTTGATGGATAATAAATCTGCTGTTCCGGAACTGGACGATCCGTCGAAACTGATGTCCGTTGCTAGGCGAGGTTCTCATGGACTTAAAAACATTCTGCTGAAGGGAGAAATGCGTTACATCAAAGATATTAACTCACTAGTGTTCCTTTGTAGTCCACT CATCAACAACTTGGAAGAGCTACGTGAGGTAGGACTATATTTGAACGATCTCAACACCCATGGACTAAGTAGAGAGATGGTGTTCTCTGGATTTTCGCACAACTCCCGGCTGGATCTGATGTGTGAGCGTGAGGAAAAGCGAGCTGAAGAGCTGGAAACGTCGTTAGCCTTGGCCGACTCCTGGAAGCGGCAGGGTGATGAGTTGTTGTACAGTATGATCCCTAGGTCGATAGCTGAAAGGCTGCGAGAAGGGCAGAATCCACTCGAGACATGCCAGACATTCGAGGAAGTGACTGTTCTGTTTGCAGAAATTCAGGAATCGCTTATGTCCGATGACTCCATAAAATACGCCATGACGACTGTAACCACGTTGAACGCGGCTTTTAGCGCGTTCGACTCTTTGGTACAGACGCCTATGGCCTATAAAGTGGAGACTGTTGGCAAGGTATACATGGCGGTGAGCGGGGCTCCTGACCCTAATCCTTGTCACGTCCAGCACACAGCCGATCTAGCGTTGGGAATGCTCCAGAGCATTCACGACCTGAAACTGCCGGGAGTTGGAGTGAAAATCGGAGTTCACACCGGTCCAATAGTTGCTGGCATTGTGGGCCTCAAGGTGCCCCGATATTGCCTGTTTGGAGACACGGTCAACACATCGTCCCGTATGGAAAGTAGCAGTGATATCAACAAGATCCAAGTATCAGGATATACAGCCAACAAGCTGAAAAAGTATGGCTACAAGCTAACATTCCGTGGAAAGGTAGCGGTAAAG GGTAAAGGTGACATGGAAACTTTTTGGCTAGAAGGGGGACCAAGCGGAACTGCTACTACAGGTAGTAAAAAAGTGgagaaaaagaaataa
- the LOC120415569 gene encoding soluble guanylate cyclase 89Db-like isoform X1 yields the protein MYGMLLESVQHFVQLEYGEHVWKQALFTAGCKLTVFNTYQQYPDSLIPDLAAALSAITGRSIDDFMVFFGRCFVRFFSNFGYDELIKSTGRYFCDFLHSVDNIHLQMRFTYRKMKSPSMQLIEVDEKGAVLVYRSTRSGFSKYLRGQLMEIAKQLYNMDITIKVLESQNDIPGGTTGPISIQGGLKTVIVKYRLDFDNREYMEKRVHIKAHPSQLTLPSVSSSLLLELFPFALILNEKMCITAAGEKLIESWMLNNVTKSPNELMGAKVTDHFKLRRPTGITFTWDNMKRLQTVNFEIQLLKGQTVLEAEEASALMDNKSAVPELDDPSKLMSVARRGSHGLKNILLKGEMRYIKDINSLVFLCSPLINNLEELREVGLYLNDLNTHGLSREMVFSGFSHNSRLDLMCEREEKRAEELETSLALADSWKRQGDELLYSMIPRSIAERLREGQNPLETCQTFEEVTVLFAEIQESLMSDDSIKYAMTTVTTLNAAFSAFDSLVQTPMAYKVETVGKVYMAVSGAPDPNPCHVQHTADLALGMLQSIHDLKLPGVGVKIGVHTGPIVAGIVGLKVPRYCLFGDTVNTSSRMESSSDINKIQVSGYTANKLKKYGYKLTFRGKVAVKGKGDMETFWLEGGPSGTATTGSKKVEKKK from the exons CAATATCCGGACAGTCTGATCCCGGATCTGGCGGCCGCCTTATCCGCCATCACGGGCAGAAGCATCGACGACTTTATGGTCTTCTTTGGGCGCTGTTTCGTGCGGTTCTTCAGTAACTTTGGCTACGATGAGCTGATCAAGTCCACGGGTCGATACTTTTGCGACTTTCTGCACTCCGTCGACAACATCCATCTGCAGATGCGCTTCACGTACCGCAAGATGAAGAGTCCCTCGATGCAGCTGATCGAGGTGGATGAAAAGGGGGCGGTGCTCGTGTACCGATCGACGCGATCCGGCTTTTCAAAGTATTTACGCGGTCAACTGATGGAGATCGCGAAGCAGCTCTACAACATGGACATCACGATCAAGGTGTTGGAGAGTCAGAACGATATTCCGGGAGGGACCACCGGACCGATATCCATTCAGGGTGGGTTGAAAACGGTCATCGTGAAGTATCGGTTGGATTTCGATAATCGGGAGTAT ATGGAGAAACGTGTCCATATAAAGGCTCATCCATCACAACTCACACTGCCATCGGTTAGCAGTAGTCTGCTGCTGGAACTGTTTCCCTTCGCACTGATATTGAACGAAAAGATGTGCATTACAGCTGCCGGCGAGAAGCTTATCGAGTCATGGATGCTGAACAATGTGACTAAATCGCCGAATGAGCTTATGGGGGCAAAGGTTACGGATCATTTCAAGTTGCGTCGACCCACGGGAATAACGTTTACGTGGGATAAT ATGAAGCGTCTCCAAACGGTCAACTTTGAGATACAGCTGTTGAAGGGTCAGACTGTTCTAGAAGCGGAGGAAGCTTCCGCTTTGATGGATAATAAATCTGCTGTTCCGGAACTGGACGATCCGTCGAAACTGATGTCCGTTGCTAGGCGAGGTTCTCATGGACTTAAAAACATTCTGCTGAAGGGAGAAATGCGTTACATCAAAGATATTAACTCACTAGTGTTCCTTTGTAGTCCACT CATCAACAACTTGGAAGAGCTACGTGAGGTAGGACTATATTTGAACGATCTCAACACCCATGGACTAAGTAGAGAGATGGTGTTCTCTGGATTTTCGCACAACTCCCGGCTGGATCTGATGTGTGAGCGTGAGGAAAAGCGAGCTGAAGAGCTGGAAACGTCGTTAGCCTTGGCCGACTCCTGGAAGCGGCAGGGTGATGAGTTGTTGTACAGTATGATCCCTAGGTCGATAGCTGAAAGGCTGCGAGAAGGGCAGAATCCACTCGAGACATGCCAGACATTCGAGGAAGTGACTGTTCTGTTTGCAGAAATTCAGGAATCGCTTATGTCCGATGACTCCATAAAATACGCCATGACGACTGTAACCACGTTGAACGCGGCTTTTAGCGCGTTCGACTCTTTGGTACAGACGCCTATGGCCTATAAAGTGGAGACTGTTGGCAAGGTATACATGGCGGTGAGCGGGGCTCCTGACCCTAATCCTTGTCACGTCCAGCACACAGCCGATCTAGCGTTGGGAATGCTCCAGAGCATTCACGACCTGAAACTGCCGGGAGTTGGAGTGAAAATCGGAGTTCACACCGGTCCAATAGTTGCTGGCATTGTGGGCCTCAAGGTGCCCCGATATTGCCTGTTTGGAGACACGGTCAACACATCGTCCCGTATGGAAAGTAGCAGTGATATCAACAAGATCCAAGTATCAGGATATACAGCCAACAAGCTGAAAAAGTATGGCTACAAGCTAACATTCCGTGGAAAGGTAGCGGTAAAG GGTAAAGGTGACATGGAAACTTTTTGGCTAGAAGGGGGACCAAGCGGAACTGCTACTACAGGTAGTAAAAAAGTGgagaaaaagaaataa